Part of the Ctenopharyngodon idella isolate HZGC_01 chromosome 24, HZGC01, whole genome shotgun sequence genome, CGAGGCAAacagctttaaaaatatatgcatgACTGATTAAAATGGGGAAGAATGCCATTTTATAATTAATCCTTGTGGGCAGGTTGACTCAACTTGTCAACTTGAACTTAGTTATAAAATAGGAACATTTTCCAGAATGAGCAATGCAGCCACATGTACAATATCATGAGGTGATTTTACTATTAATTCATCTCTGACTATATAAAACACCTGATGAAAGCACAGCTATggaaaattttaaacatttatcgtTAAAGATTCCATGGAAACACACAAGTGTAAGCCAAGACTGGATGAAGTTATACAATGTTATATGAAGTTATATAAAAACTCTTGttagtataaataaatacaaacattatTACCTTTAATGTACGAAGTGAAGCAGAAGGCATCAAACCGGTCCAGACTTTTGTCTCGAACGCCGTAGCTCCGTACACCAGGTGCCAGGTGGGTGCCGCCACAAGCCTCTCGTGGCTCTGAGACAGGATATTGTGCCGTCCCATCAACAAGCCACCCAGCATTACACCAGTCCAGCCCTTCCTGCCAAGCAGCGAAGAGCTGCTCAAAGGTAGCCAGGTGTGAATCTTGCTTCTCACATGCCGCCTTAGCCTCATAAAAGTTCATCAAATAGCGCCCCCTAGGGGAGTAATAGGGGAACACCACACCTGTGGAGCACAAGAGCACAATGCACCACTAAATAACCTGCACTGATATAAGACAAATATAAcataattaaagggttatttcacccaaaaatgaaaattctgtcattaattactcaccctcatgtcgttccacacccataagacctttgttcatcttctaaacacaaattaagatatttttgatcaaatccgatggctcagtgaggcctgcattgccagcaagatcatttccttttttcaatgcccagaaagctactaaaataCTATACTATTTGAATACtatttgtgcgccaaaaaaaataacgactttattccacaatatccagtgatgggcgatttcaaaacactgcttcatgaagcttcaaagctttatgaatgttttgtttcgaatcagcggttcggagtgccaaaatcacgtgatttcagtaaacgaggcttcgttacgtcataagtgtttcgaaatttcaatagttctcatgactttggcagtttaatacacgctccgaaccactgatttgaaacaaaagatttgtaaagctcagaagcttcatgaagcagtgttctgaaatcgcatcactagatattgttgaataaagtcgctatttttttttttttttggggcgcacaaaaagtattctcgtcgcttcataacactaaggttgaaccactgtagtcaaattaacatttttaaatatgtctttagtagctttctgggcattgaaaaaggaaatgatcttgcaatgcaggcctcactgagtcatcggatttgatcaaaaatatcttaatttgtgttcagaagatgaacaaaggtcttacgggtgtggaacgacatgagggtgagtaataaatgacataattttcatttttgggtgaactaaccctttaataatattgcacaaaataatataaaataaaattatagtaCAAAATAGGAGCTCATGACGCACCTCGAAACTTGAGCTGTACAGTCACGCTCTCGTCCTCGAGACCATCAATAATTTCACACCGGTAACGGCCGGTATCGTCGGACTGTAGCGGGTTGATAACGAGGGACGCATCGCCTGGGGCGCTCCGGCGGAGCCGCACGCGTCCTTTGAAGTCTCCGTAACTCCGGTGACGTGTGCCTATGGCCACCATGACGTCACGTTCCTGCCCTCCGCCGTTTACGGGCAGCCAGAACCACTTGACCCGCGTTCTGCGGGGCGAACTGAGCGCGGGCTCATAGCGGTAATGACAGGGCAGCGTGACATTGCTCCCCTGAACAGCTGACACAAAAGTTTCAGGAGATTCAACGTGAAGACGGACCCTGTGGAAGTATACtaaaaccaacaacaacaaaaaacattaaatgaataggcctaaatatctatctatctatgcaaAAGAGAAATAGCTTTGGTAGATTTGTGATGGAGCACAGACACAAGACACATGAAACACGTGAAAATATCAAGAGCAACTCGTAAATAAATCAACTTACTCTCCCCATTGGCATTGCCATTTCCATTAACAATGTCCTGATAATAATAGCCATTGGAGTATCGCTGTGCAAAGCTTCCGAGGACCAGGTGCATAAGAACAACCAGCAGATGGCGTAAAATCCACATATTCATGGTGTTTCCCTGTTTCCCACAGATTCCCAACAGGGTCCTTAAATGTGAAGACAACCCAATATGTGTAGCCTAAATATCAGCAAACAAATCTAACGCAACATATATTTATCTTTTAGTACTTTTGAAgtctgatttatttaaaaaataataataatttgatttgCTCGCAATAACTGATCATACATTTAGCCTGTATACATCAAGAAGTTGCTGCTTAATAGACGATTGCAGAAACAAAAGTCAAGATACAGCTAGCTGTACATTAAGCGACATAAAAAGTAGTTTTTAGGACAATAGTAAAACTTAAAgatattacaaatttaaaatacaaagaTTTGAAGTCATAATCGAAGCGTGGCGTTTATTGCATTATGCAGGCTAGTTACATTTAGCATTCAAATAATCTGCTAACatgcacatttcttaaataataaaagaattttCGCAACTTACCAATGTAAAATACTTTCTCAGGCTCCTTTTGCTACAACTACTCTGTTCATCGTCCGAGGTGAGGGATAatagcgctctctctctctctctctctctctctctctctctctctctctctctctctctctgtaataATATTGTGGAACCGTGAGGTGACGTCACTCTTTTGAAGTTCTCCAGCTCGCGAACAATAATAATTGTGGGGTCTACAAAGCAGACGAGGGCTGCCGTCCATCATCACGGTATAATTTTACAGCAAAAGGTGTGTTGATAATTTCCCAAAACTGAAACTGGAGCTTGTGCTCAAGGTGCCAGCGAGAATATATTCCACCCATGTCTCTTGTTACGTGGgtttgtcacacacacacacaaaaaaaaaaaacattctggcCTCAGAAGATGCCTGGCCTAATAACACAGTTGGTAATAATAGATTGTCACATACctatttgtttttacattccTAATGCACAGTGTGTTATAAATTATGCCCTTTTAGGTGAAAAATAACCCTAAAACttgtacagtaaaaatatattataatgtaagAATTTAGTGCAATTTAAtgactgcatgactttctttttcacagACATTGACAATGATGAAACAGGAATACAACAAAAATTGCTAACGCATATGAAATTACACACCAGAAGCATGACTGTTGACCTTTGACCGAGGTCTCAAAAAAGATTACTATGGGAAAGTCAGTGGTTGAAATTCCACTTCTCCTCAGCAAAGCCCCTAACGTGTGCTAATTTTCCAAAGTCAATAACAGAGGAAAGTATCCAGCCTTGCAGATGTGAAATTTTCCTCTTACTCGTGACCACCAGGgattcaaaagtttgttgttCTCTGTCAGCACACCTCTGTCCAGCAGCCAGTAGTGTTCATCTTCTATCTCTTCCCCCTAAATTCTGACCTTTTCTCCTTGTTATTAGTGCTACAGTTGCTGGGAGATCTAAATTGCAAATTTTAAAGAGGAAAGGACTGTTAGGCGGCCTTTGGAGGGACCAGGATGTTGGACTGACAGCATCACTCATTATTGTGACACTACACCGTACCACCCTTTCTCTGTCCGTTTCTGTTTTTCCCGTCACACTTACCGTAGTTCGAATTGTCACGGGCAAAATCCAGTCACTTATTTCTACGAACCACTTTGAATGTGCGAGGCTTCCTGTGTCTTTGGCTGCTTGATATTGCCAACTGATATTTCTTATCatattgtatataatgtatTGTCATAATTTTAAACACCGTTGTAGCACAAACTTTGCTCTTCTACAGGTGTAGCCACATgactgttcacaccaaggacgataactatagcgataacaataaagatataattctaaaaatctaaaagaatcacagagtccacaccacaagtataacaataacggcacagagaaattatattgttggaatcactttcaaaactattttttccATCTGATGAACAACAAAAactttgacagccaatcagaatccatcctgctttaaagagcttgagcatttaaagcggcagatgacaaaactgcagcgtgcttagaataaacagaacgatattgtGCGTtgatgtggatgctaatatagttatcgttatcgttcttggtgtgaacgggcctttctTTAGTCAGCGCACCGAATTCGCCCTCACAAGAAACTCCCGATCACCTCTTGGAATGACAGGGGgggatgtttacatgacactgtttttaactaaaaactgaaaactttttatgcattttggccattcatttacacaacaaaggCGTTCTGGGAACCggaaaacaaacttttgaaaactgaTACCGTTATTTTctcagtgtaaactacaaaaacgtgaattcgtgaaaacggtgacgtcatgcaaatgcatattacgtgttcagtctatagggagcagtgtttctttacaaactgacttcgccaa contains:
- the hapln3 gene encoding hyaluronan and proteoglycan link protein 3, which produces MNMWILRHLLVVLMHLVLGSFAQRYSNGYYYQDIVNGNGNANGEIYFHRVRLHVESPETFVSAVQGSNVTLPCHYRYEPALSSPRRTRVKWFWLPVNGGGQERDVMVAIGTRHRSYGDFKGRVRLRRSAPGDASLVINPLQSDDTGRYRCEIIDGLEDESVTVQLKFRGVVFPYYSPRGRYLMNFYEAKAACEKQDSHLATFEQLFAAWQEGLDWCNAGWLVDGTAQYPVSEPREACGGTHLAPGVRSYGVRDKSLDRFDAFCFTSYIKGKVYFLQHAIKLNFTEAMEACQNDGGHIAKVGQLYAAWRFVGLDWCDAGWLADGSVRYPIVQPRLNCGTSGPGVRSFGFPPKHLKHGVYCYKDRC